One genomic window of Gossypium hirsutum isolate 1008001.06 chromosome D11, Gossypium_hirsutum_v2.1, whole genome shotgun sequence includes the following:
- the LOC107941934 gene encoding glutamic acid-rich protein isoform X2 → MERLSVKGNLLKNQGRLTFEFQFVAKGSELQGTFESIVSGGKKVKKEKLHFKAKVKDMEPNHEKEGKAEVELELETKSVEEDKGEKHKEKDKEKHKDSEIGEMKNKEEKRKEKKEKKEKMHKDEEDDENTEKKKKKDKEVEMKKEGKHEDKEVVEEDEEKEEKKKKKGKKHKEKEVEGEEDEEKDEKKQKKKDKEKEKSKEKKHKDKDHELDEDEETREKKNEKYKEKKKEKKLKDEDEEEEEKVTETEKKKDKEAKEKKKEKKDKVEEDEDEEIEEGKKEKKKDKETKGKKKEKKKKDEVEDEDEELEEGKKEKKKDKEAKEKKKKDEVEEDEEELEEGKKEKKKDKEAKEKKKGKKKKDEVEEDEDEELEEGKKEKKKDKEAKENKKEKKKKDEVEEAEELEEGKKEKKKDKEAKENKKEKKKKDEVEEDEELEEGKKEKKKDKEAKEKKKEKKKKDEVDEDEELEEGKKEKKKDKEAKEKKKEKKKKDKVEEAEELEEGKKEKKKDKEAKEKKKEKKKKDEVEEAEELEEGKKEKKKDKEAKEKKKEKKKDEVEEDEELEEGKKEKKRDKEAKEKKKEMKKDEVEGEEKEEKKEKKKDEEDKDTKYKDEEKEIDEEEKKKVKVEKNVVKGDSGITSREIVIEDTGKEPEGEGDQEKQKGKAKEEKDDNNKCEKKRKFEGKDKSKDISKLKQRLEKINSKINALLEKKADILRQINEAENKTNEDAV, encoded by the exons ATGGAACGCTTATCTGTCAAAG GGAATTTGCTGAAAAATCAGGGAAGACTTACATTCGAGTTTCAATTTGTGGCAAAGGGTTCTGAGTTGCAAGGTACATTTGAATCAATTGTTAGCGGAGGAAAAAAGGTGAAGAAGGAAAAACTGCATTTCAAAGCGAAGGTAAAGGATATGGAGCCAAACCATGAGAAGGAAGGGAAGGCTGAGGTCGAACTTGAATTGGAGACCAAATCAGTGGAGGAGGATAAGGGGGAGAAACATAAAGAGAAGGATAAGGAAAAACACAAGGATAGTGAAATTGGAGAAATGAAGAATAAAGAGGagaaaaggaaagagaaaaaggagaagaaggagaagatgcacaaagatgaagaagatgatgagaacacagagaaaaaaaagaaaaaagacaagGAGGTGGAGATGAAGAAAGAAGGAAAACACGAGGATAAAGAGGTGgtagaagaagatgaagagaaagaagagaagaagaagaaaaaaggaaagaagcaTAAGGAGAAAGAGGTGGagggagaagaagatgaagagaaagaTGAGAAGAAACAGAAGAAGAAAGACAAGGAGAAggagaaaagtaaagaaaagaagcaCAAGGATAAGGATCATGAGTTAGATGAAGATGAAGAGACTAGAGAGAAGAAAAACGAGAAGtataaggagaaaaagaaagaaaagaagctgaaagatgaagatgaagaggaAGAGGAGAAAGTGACAGAGACAGAGAAGAAGAAAGACAAGGAggcaaaggagaagaagaaagaaaagaaggataaagtagaagaagatgaagatgaagaaatagaagagggaaagaaagaaaagaagaaagacaaAGAAACaaaggggaagaagaaagaaaagaagaagaaggatgaggtagaagatgaagatgaagaattagaagagggaaagaaagaaaagaagaaggacaAAGAggcaaaagagaagaagaagaaggatgaggtagaagaagatgaagaagaattagaagaaggaaagaaagaaaagaagaaagacaaAGAGgcgaaggagaagaagaaaggaaagaagaagaaggatgaggtagaagaagatgaagatgaagaattagaagagggaaagaaagaaaagaagaaagacaaAGAGGCGAAGgagaataagaaagaaaagaagaagaaggatgaGGTAGAAGAAGCTGAAGAATTAgaagagggaaagaaagaaaagaagaaagacaaAGAGGCGAAggagaataaaaaagaaaagaagaagaaggatgaggtagaagaagatgaagaattagaagagggaaagaaagaaaagaagaaagacaaAGAggcaaaggagaagaagaaagaaaagaagaagaaggatgaggtagatgaagatgaagaattagaagagggaaagaaagaaaagaagaaagacaaAGAggcaaaggagaagaagaaagaaaagaagaagaaggataAGGTAGAAGAAGCTGAAGAATTAgaagagggaaagaaagaaaagaagaaagacaaAGAGgcgaaggagaagaagaaagaaaagaagaagaaggatgaGGTAGAAGAAGCTGAAGAATTAgaagagggaaagaaagaaaagaagaaagacaaAGAggcaaaggagaagaagaaagaaaaaaagaaggatgaggtagaagaagatgaagaattagaagagggaaagaaagaaaagaagagagacAAAGAggcaaaggagaagaagaaagaaatgaagaaggatGAGGTAGAAGGTgaagagaaagaagagaagaaggagaagaagaaagacGAAGAGGATAAAGATACTAAGTACAAGGatgaagagaaagaaatcgaCGAGGAGGAAAAGAAGAAAGTCAAAGTGGAAAAGAATGTTGTGAAGGGTGACAGTGGCATAACCTCCAGGGAAATTGTAATAGAAGATACTGGGAAAGAACCAGAAGGTGAaggagaccaagagaagcaaaagGGTAAagcaaaagaagagaaagatgataaCAATAAATgtgagaagaagagaaaatttgaGGGGAAGGACAAAAGCAAAGATATTAGTAAGCTGAAACAGAGGTTAGAGAAAAttaatagcaaaataaatgccCTACTTGAGAAAAAGGCAGACATCCTAAGGCAGATTAATGAAGCTGAGAACAAGACCAATGAAGATGCTGTGTAA
- the LOC107941934 gene encoding glutamic acid-rich protein isoform X1, with product MLWILGGWNNLYPTACYKLRNLLKNQGRLTFEFQFVAKGSELQGTFESIVSGGKKVKKEKLHFKAKVKDMEPNHEKEGKAEVELELETKSVEEDKGEKHKEKDKEKHKDSEIGEMKNKEEKRKEKKEKKEKMHKDEEDDENTEKKKKKDKEVEMKKEGKHEDKEVVEEDEEKEEKKKKKGKKHKEKEVEGEEDEEKDEKKQKKKDKEKEKSKEKKHKDKDHELDEDEETREKKNEKYKEKKKEKKLKDEDEEEEEKVTETEKKKDKEAKEKKKEKKDKVEEDEDEEIEEGKKEKKKDKETKGKKKEKKKKDEVEDEDEELEEGKKEKKKDKEAKEKKKKDEVEEDEEELEEGKKEKKKDKEAKEKKKGKKKKDEVEEDEDEELEEGKKEKKKDKEAKENKKEKKKKDEVEEAEELEEGKKEKKKDKEAKENKKEKKKKDEVEEDEELEEGKKEKKKDKEAKEKKKEKKKKDEVDEDEELEEGKKEKKKDKEAKEKKKEKKKKDKVEEAEELEEGKKEKKKDKEAKEKKKEKKKKDEVEEAEELEEGKKEKKKDKEAKEKKKEKKKDEVEEDEELEEGKKEKKRDKEAKEKKKEMKKDEVEGEEKEEKKEKKKDEEDKDTKYKDEEKEIDEEEKKKVKVEKNVVKGDSGITSREIVIEDTGKEPEGEGDQEKQKGKAKEEKDDNNKCEKKRKFEGKDKSKDISKLKQRLEKINSKINALLEKKADILRQINEAENKTNEDAV from the exons ATGCTTTGGATCCTTGGCGGGTGGAACAATCTATACCCAACTGCCTGCTATAAATTGA GGAATTTGCTGAAAAATCAGGGAAGACTTACATTCGAGTTTCAATTTGTGGCAAAGGGTTCTGAGTTGCAAGGTACATTTGAATCAATTGTTAGCGGAGGAAAAAAGGTGAAGAAGGAAAAACTGCATTTCAAAGCGAAGGTAAAGGATATGGAGCCAAACCATGAGAAGGAAGGGAAGGCTGAGGTCGAACTTGAATTGGAGACCAAATCAGTGGAGGAGGATAAGGGGGAGAAACATAAAGAGAAGGATAAGGAAAAACACAAGGATAGTGAAATTGGAGAAATGAAGAATAAAGAGGagaaaaggaaagagaaaaaggagaagaaggagaagatgcacaaagatgaagaagatgatgagaacacagagaaaaaaaagaaaaaagacaagGAGGTGGAGATGAAGAAAGAAGGAAAACACGAGGATAAAGAGGTGgtagaagaagatgaagagaaagaagagaagaagaagaaaaaaggaaagaagcaTAAGGAGAAAGAGGTGGagggagaagaagatgaagagaaagaTGAGAAGAAACAGAAGAAGAAAGACAAGGAGAAggagaaaagtaaagaaaagaagcaCAAGGATAAGGATCATGAGTTAGATGAAGATGAAGAGACTAGAGAGAAGAAAAACGAGAAGtataaggagaaaaagaaagaaaagaagctgaaagatgaagatgaagaggaAGAGGAGAAAGTGACAGAGACAGAGAAGAAGAAAGACAAGGAggcaaaggagaagaagaaagaaaagaaggataaagtagaagaagatgaagatgaagaaatagaagagggaaagaaagaaaagaagaaagacaaAGAAACaaaggggaagaagaaagaaaagaagaagaaggatgaggtagaagatgaagatgaagaattagaagagggaaagaaagaaaagaagaaggacaAAGAggcaaaagagaagaagaagaaggatgaggtagaagaagatgaagaagaattagaagaaggaaagaaagaaaagaagaaagacaaAGAGgcgaaggagaagaagaaaggaaagaagaagaaggatgaggtagaagaagatgaagatgaagaattagaagagggaaagaaagaaaagaagaaagacaaAGAGGCGAAGgagaataagaaagaaaagaagaagaaggatgaGGTAGAAGAAGCTGAAGAATTAgaagagggaaagaaagaaaagaagaaagacaaAGAGGCGAAggagaataaaaaagaaaagaagaagaaggatgaggtagaagaagatgaagaattagaagagggaaagaaagaaaagaagaaagacaaAGAggcaaaggagaagaagaaagaaaagaagaagaaggatgaggtagatgaagatgaagaattagaagagggaaagaaagaaaagaagaaagacaaAGAggcaaaggagaagaagaaagaaaagaagaagaaggataAGGTAGAAGAAGCTGAAGAATTAgaagagggaaagaaagaaaagaagaaagacaaAGAGgcgaaggagaagaagaaagaaaagaagaagaaggatgaGGTAGAAGAAGCTGAAGAATTAgaagagggaaagaaagaaaagaagaaagacaaAGAggcaaaggagaagaagaaagaaaaaaagaaggatgaggtagaagaagatgaagaattagaagagggaaagaaagaaaagaagagagacAAAGAggcaaaggagaagaagaaagaaatgaagaaggatGAGGTAGAAGGTgaagagaaagaagagaagaaggagaagaagaaagacGAAGAGGATAAAGATACTAAGTACAAGGatgaagagaaagaaatcgaCGAGGAGGAAAAGAAGAAAGTCAAAGTGGAAAAGAATGTTGTGAAGGGTGACAGTGGCATAACCTCCAGGGAAATTGTAATAGAAGATACTGGGAAAGAACCAGAAGGTGAaggagaccaagagaagcaaaagGGTAAagcaaaagaagagaaagatgataaCAATAAATgtgagaagaagagaaaatttgaGGGGAAGGACAAAAGCAAAGATATTAGTAAGCTGAAACAGAGGTTAGAGAAAAttaatagcaaaataaatgccCTACTTGAGAAAAAGGCAGACATCCTAAGGCAGATTAATGAAGCTGAGAACAAGACCAATGAAGATGCTGTGTAA
- the LOC107941934 gene encoding DNA ligase 1 isoform X3 translates to MEPNHEKEGKAEVELELETKSVEEDKGEKHKEKDKEKHKDSEIGEMKNKEEKRKEKKEKKEKMHKDEEDDENTEKKKKKDKEVEMKKEGKHEDKEVVEEDEEKEEKKKKKGKKHKEKEVEGEEDEEKDEKKQKKKDKEKEKSKEKKHKDKDHELDEDEETREKKNEKYKEKKKEKKLKDEDEEEEEKVTETEKKKDKEAKEKKKEKKDKVEEDEDEEIEEGKKEKKKDKETKGKKKEKKKKDEVEDEDEELEEGKKEKKKDKEAKEKKKKDEVEEDEEELEEGKKEKKKDKEAKEKKKGKKKKDEVEEDEDEELEEGKKEKKKDKEAKENKKEKKKKDEVEEAEELEEGKKEKKKDKEAKENKKEKKKKDEVEEDEELEEGKKEKKKDKEAKEKKKEKKKKDEVDEDEELEEGKKEKKKDKEAKEKKKEKKKKDKVEEAEELEEGKKEKKKDKEAKEKKKEKKKKDEVEEAEELEEGKKEKKKDKEAKEKKKEKKKDEVEEDEELEEGKKEKKRDKEAKEKKKEMKKDEVEGEEKEEKKEKKKDEEDKDTKYKDEEKEIDEEEKKKVKVEKNVVKGDSGITSREIVIEDTGKEPEGEGDQEKQKGKAKEEKDDNNKCEKKRKFEGKDKSKDISKLKQRLEKINSKINALLEKKADILRQINEAENKTNEDAV, encoded by the coding sequence ATGGAGCCAAACCATGAGAAGGAAGGGAAGGCTGAGGTCGAACTTGAATTGGAGACCAAATCAGTGGAGGAGGATAAGGGGGAGAAACATAAAGAGAAGGATAAGGAAAAACACAAGGATAGTGAAATTGGAGAAATGAAGAATAAAGAGGagaaaaggaaagagaaaaaggagaagaaggagaagatgcacaaagatgaagaagatgatgagaacacagagaaaaaaaagaaaaaagacaagGAGGTGGAGATGAAGAAAGAAGGAAAACACGAGGATAAAGAGGTGgtagaagaagatgaagagaaagaagagaagaagaagaaaaaaggaaagaagcaTAAGGAGAAAGAGGTGGagggagaagaagatgaagagaaagaTGAGAAGAAACAGAAGAAGAAAGACAAGGAGAAggagaaaagtaaagaaaagaagcaCAAGGATAAGGATCATGAGTTAGATGAAGATGAAGAGACTAGAGAGAAGAAAAACGAGAAGtataaggagaaaaagaaagaaaagaagctgaaagatgaagatgaagaggaAGAGGAGAAAGTGACAGAGACAGAGAAGAAGAAAGACAAGGAggcaaaggagaagaagaaagaaaagaaggataaagtagaagaagatgaagatgaagaaatagaagagggaaagaaagaaaagaagaaagacaaAGAAACaaaggggaagaagaaagaaaagaagaagaaggatgaggtagaagatgaagatgaagaattagaagagggaaagaaagaaaagaagaaggacaAAGAggcaaaagagaagaagaagaaggatgaggtagaagaagatgaagaagaattagaagaaggaaagaaagaaaagaagaaagacaaAGAGgcgaaggagaagaagaaaggaaagaagaagaaggatgaggtagaagaagatgaagatgaagaattagaagagggaaagaaagaaaagaagaaagacaaAGAGGCGAAGgagaataagaaagaaaagaagaagaaggatgaGGTAGAAGAAGCTGAAGAATTAgaagagggaaagaaagaaaagaagaaagacaaAGAGGCGAAggagaataaaaaagaaaagaagaagaaggatgaggtagaagaagatgaagaattagaagagggaaagaaagaaaagaagaaagacaaAGAggcaaaggagaagaagaaagaaaagaagaagaaggatgaggtagatgaagatgaagaattagaagagggaaagaaagaaaagaagaaagacaaAGAggcaaaggagaagaagaaagaaaagaagaagaaggataAGGTAGAAGAAGCTGAAGAATTAgaagagggaaagaaagaaaagaagaaagacaaAGAGgcgaaggagaagaagaaagaaaagaagaagaaggatgaGGTAGAAGAAGCTGAAGAATTAgaagagggaaagaaagaaaagaagaaagacaaAGAggcaaaggagaagaagaaagaaaaaaagaaggatgaggtagaagaagatgaagaattagaagagggaaagaaagaaaagaagagagacAAAGAggcaaaggagaagaagaaagaaatgaagaaggatGAGGTAGAAGGTgaagagaaagaagagaagaaggagaagaagaaagacGAAGAGGATAAAGATACTAAGTACAAGGatgaagagaaagaaatcgaCGAGGAGGAAAAGAAGAAAGTCAAAGTGGAAAAGAATGTTGTGAAGGGTGACAGTGGCATAACCTCCAGGGAAATTGTAATAGAAGATACTGGGAAAGAACCAGAAGGTGAaggagaccaagagaagcaaaagGGTAAagcaaaagaagagaaagatgataaCAATAAATgtgagaagaagagaaaatttgaGGGGAAGGACAAAAGCAAAGATATTAGTAAGCTGAAACAGAGGTTAGAGAAAAttaatagcaaaataaatgccCTACTTGAGAAAAAGGCAGACATCCTAAGGCAGATTAATGAAGCTGAGAACAAGACCAATGAAGATGCTGTGTAA
- the LOC107941935 gene encoding nucleolar protein 58-like — MEPSHEKEEKLKTKSMEKEKLMHKEEKGEKHKEKDKDKSKKEKEKKKKEKYREEDEDNEVGEMKNTSEKKVKEETIHKDDEAGVNNEKKKKKDKETEMKKEGTIEEDEEKDEKKKKKKDKEEKEKNKEKKHGIEEDEKKKKKDKEVKEKKKEKKLKGEEEERTKKKDKEAKDDEEIEEVKEKKKKKDEEEET; from the coding sequence ATGGAGCCAAGCCATGAGAAGGAAGAGAAGCTAAAGACCAAATCAATGGAGAAGGAAAAGCTAATGCATAAGGAGGAAAAGGGAGAGAAACATAAAGAGAAGGATAAGGACAAATCGAagaaggagaaagaaaagaagaagaaagagaaatatAGAGAAGAAGACGAGGATAATGAAGTTGGAGAGATGAAGAATACATCAGAGAAAAAAGTTAAGGAGGAGACGATTCACAAAGATGATGAAGCTGGTGTGAacaatgagaagaaaaagaaaaaagataaggAAACGGAGATGAAGAAAGAAGGGACCATAGAAGAAGACGAAGAGAaagatgagaagaaaaagaagaagaaagacaaggaagagaaagagaaaaataaagaaaagaagcaTGGTATAGAAGaagatgagaagaaaaagaagaaagacaaGGAGgttaaggagaaaaagaaagaaaagaagttgAAAGGTGAAGAGGAAGAGAGAACGAAAAAGAAAGACAAGGAGGCAAAGGATGATGAAGAAATAGAAGAGgtaaaagagaagaagaagaagaaagatgaggaaGAAGAAACTTAA